The Lutra lutra chromosome 16, mLutLut1.2, whole genome shotgun sequence genome segment CCTGGCTTGGCACAGCCTGGCATGGACCATCGTGGTTTGGCACAACCTGGTGCAGGTCAGCCTGGCTTGGCACAGCCTGGCATGGACCATCGTGGTTTGGCGCAACCTGGTGCAGGTCATCCTGGCTTGGCGCAGCCTGGAATTGATCATCGTGGATTGGTGCCACCTGGCGCAGGTCAGCCTGGCTTGGCACAGCCTGGCATGGATCAGCATGGTTTGGTGCAACCTGGTGCAGGTCAGCCTGGCATGGACCATCGTGGTTTGGTACATCCTGGTGCAGGTCAGCCTGGCATGGACCATCGTGGTTTGGTGCATCCTGGAGCAGGTCAGCCTGGCTTGGCGCAGCCTGGCATGGACCATCGTGGTTTGGTGCATCCTGGTGTAGGTCAGCCTGGCATGGACCATCGTGGTTTGGTGCAACCTGGTGCAGGTCATCCTGGCTTGGCGCAGCCTGGAATTGATCAGCGTGGATTGGTGCCACCTGGTGCAGGTCAGCCTGGCTTGGCACAGCCTGGCATGGATCAGCATGGTTTGGTGCAACCTGGTGCAGGTCAGCCTGGCATGGACCATCGTGGTTTGGTGCATCCTGGTGCAGGTCAGCCTGGCATGGCGCAGCCTGGTATGGACCAGCATGGTTTGGTGCAACCTGGTGCAGGTCAGCGTGGTTTGGCCCAACCTAGAGTGGATCAGCGTGGGTTGGTACAACCTGGTGCAGCTCAGCCTGGTATGGTCCAACCTAGAATGGATCAAGGTGGATTGGTACAACCTGGTACAGGTCAGCCTGGCTTGGTGCAGCCTGTACTGGATCAACGTGGGTTGGTGCAACCTGGTGCAGGCCAACCTGGTTTGGTTCAGCCTGGCATAGTTCAGCCTGCCTTGGTCCAGCCTGGTGCAGGTCAGGGTGGTTTGGTCCAACCTGGTACAGATCAGCTTGGTTTAGGGCAACGTGGATTGGATCAGCGTGGCTTGGTACAGGCTGACACAGATCCACGTGGCTTTTCTCAACCTGGTGCATATCCTCCTGGATTGATTCAACCTGGCGCATATCCACCTGGTCTGGTACAGCCTGGTGCCTATCCACATGGTTTGGTCCAACCTGGTGCCTATCTACAAGGTTTGGGTCAATCTAGTGCCTATCCTCGTGGTTCAGTTCCACCTGGTGCCTATCCTCGTGGTTTGATCCAGCCTGGTACATATCCACATGGTTTCATGCAGCCTAGTACTGATCAGCGTGGTTTGGTTCAACCTGAAATTGATCAGTATGGCTTGAGGCAACCTGGTACCGGACAACCAGGTGTGGTACCAGCAGGCACAGGGCTTCGTGGCTTTCCAGCATTTACCCCAGATTTCCCAAGATCTTTAGCACATCCATATTACCCTGGTGTAGTACCTCCTGGCAGATACCAACATGGTCAGGTGTCAGCACTTCTAGCCAATCAAGGTTTGGCATCACCAGGGATTGGCCAAAAGATTTTACCAGAAACTTACCAGCAAGGTTTGTTACATCGTGGCACAGACCAGCATGGCCTGACACCATTAAGCCCCCATGTGGGATCTGCACAGCGAGCTCAACAGCATTTGGTTTCGCCTGGCCCGGATCAGCATGGCCAGGGACAAGCAGGCACAGAACAGCAAGACCATGTATCCtctatcccagaatcctgggaccgATCCTATCCTGGCCCTCAGGGCCCAGGCGTCCAGATGGGTTTGGATCCAAAACAAATACAGGCCCCAGGCCAGCCTGCCCTTCCCGTCCGGACTCCTCCCAGCCAAGCAGCCACCTTTCCCAGGAGCGCAGACTCTCTCAGCTGTCTCCACCGAGTCTCCTCCGAAAAGAGTGATTTCCAGAGTGAGAGACGTGACTCGCTGGATAAATTAGCTCCGACCTTCCCCATGGCAGTGGAAACATTTCGTCTGATGGGAGAGCTCCTTGGCCTCTATGTAGAGCTCAAGGAGAACATGAAGGAGCTGGACGAGGAGCAGGCTGGCCAGACCGACCTGGAGAAGATCCAGTACCTGCTCGGCCTCATGGGTGGGTTCCAGGGACGCGGAGGAGGGGCCGCTGTCTGTGTATGCGGCATCCCCTGGCCTCCTCTGGCTGCTGGGCTGCTTCCTGAGTCGATGCAAATAGCATGTCCCTTCTTAGCCTTTCTGGGCTCTACTATAGCCTTTGGGGTCCAAAAGTTGGAATTAAACGACTTGGAGCAAAGGAGCCTCAGGAGGAGAGTGAGGCGGTTCGGATGCCCTGGCCGACTACCTGGACAGCCGCGGAGGCcggtgggaggatgggagggaggatgCCTATGGTCCATGCACAGCGATGGGCCCAGAGAATAATTAAGATTTGAGAGTTGGGTGGGAAGTGTGGGTTAGTAGTTCCAAAGTCCTTTAGGATAGTAAGCATTAGGTGGATTTTTTTAAGGGTAAGGACACCCCTCTTTCCTTTcgtcccatcccccctccccagtcACCGGGAAAAGCAGAAGTGGGGGGTCCTGCTGTTTgctgccgggggtggggggcttcacCATGGGGGCTGGGAACAGGGATTGTGGGGGCTTCACCATGGGGGCTGGAAACAGCGAttgggagcctgctggagatctAACCCTTTTGACGAATAAGGCCTCAATTATTCACAGTCAAAAAGGCTATACCCCCAGACCTGCAGGAACAGCTGAACACCTTAAAGTCCTTAACCAAAGAAGTTCGGcaggaaaaagcaaaagtaagtAAGGGAGGGCCCGCCCACTGTGCCTTTGAGGGCCTGCAGTCCCACTTTCCACTTGTATTTTGATGGATGGCACCGTCCTTGCGCTGACATATTATCTCATTGGATTTTTACAAGCCTCTCGGGTAGGAAATGTCCCTCAGGTGACATCATGTTCAGTTCCTGGGTCTCACACCGCATGCTCGAAGCTGTTGAGACCCGGCAGAGCCACAAGGAGGCCAATGCTCTTTTCATTACGTGGGGGCCGTTTCCAACAAAGCCCACTGGGAGTGCAGCAGCCTTGGAGCCAAGTTTGGGGGACTCTCCGGGACCAGTGGCCATGGCAAAGGGCTACTGGATCttcagtggttcttttttttttttttaattttatttatttatttgacagagagatcacaagtaggcagagaggcagacagagagggggaagcaggctccccgctgagcagagagcccgatgcagggctcgatcccaggaccatgagatcatgacctgagctgaaggcagcagcttaacccactgagccacccaggcgcccctcttcagtGGTTCTTAATGCCAGCTGTCCACAGCCGCGGGACGGATAGATAGATGGgtgggcagatggatggatggatgtccAGAAGGGACAGACTGACCAATGGTTCTTGTTAGAGGCTTGGATCAGGACTCGGACTCGGGAAAGGGGCTTGCTCGGGCTGTGGACGCATATGCAGAAGGCCAAGAACTCAGGCCTAAGCCTGACCTTCCTCTTCCGCTGGGTTTGTAGATGGAGAGGATGCAGAAGATCCTGGAGGGCAACGGGGAACACGAAACAGGAAAAGACATGAAGAATGGCTCACTGAGCTTGCAGCTGGGAATCCTCAGGTAAAACACTCCTGCTGAGCGCAACTTGTGTCCGGGCATCGCCTCTCCCCAGCCAAGGAGGTGATGGCAGCCTTTGGCTCACTCACAGTCTGAACTGGCCCCTGTCTTTGACCCTGGCTGTGTCTGCCCTTCAGGGTGTCCATATGTAGTTCAAGTGGCTGGTAGAAGTTTCCGAGGTTCTTAAAACCAtccagcaggggcacctgggtggctcagtgggttaattcctctgccttcggctcaggtcatgatcccaaggtcctgggatcgagccccacatcaggctctctgctcagcagggagtctgcttcccttcctctctctctctgcctgcctctctgcctgcttgtgatctctgtctgtcaaataaataaataaaatcttttaaaacaatttaaaacaaaacaaaaaaacaataaagagtcCAGCAGCAGCAGTCTCTGTCCCCAGACAGAAGCTGGAGGAGAGCACGTGTCAGAGCCCCCTCAGGGCCCTCTCACAGTGGGGCCAGGTCCCACCCCTTAGAAACCTCTCAGGTCGGCATGTGGGCACCCACTTCCTGGACAAGCAGCACCCGGGACTCCCTAGATAGAGCCTGCCGTGGGGTGGGCCCAAGAGCCATGGTGAGCATCGTCTGTCCCTCGTGGGACATGTGGGCCCAGACCCTGGGATGGGTGGTGGCGCCAGGCCGTCTCTTCTGCACGTCTCTCAGAGTTACCGTGGCTGACATCGAGAAGGAACTGGCCGAGCTGAGGGAAAGCCAAGAGCGGGGCAAGGTCAGCATGGAGCACTCAGTCTCCGAAGCCTCCCTCTACCTGCAGGACCAGGTGAGACCAAGATCTTCTCAGTCGGCCGTGGAGGGCGGGGCTACCAGACTCTCAGCGGTCACACCGTCTGCAAACGCTTTCacccattctgtgggctgtcttTCCATCCTCTTGTTAGTGTCTGCCTTTACGATTTTAcgtctttatttgagagagagagagagcacaagcggggggagggagcagagggagggacaagcagactctgtgcaggTGTGaaacctgactcggggctcgatcccatgaccctgagatcatgacctgaggagaaagcaagaatcagacacttaactaactgagccacccaggcgctccgataGTGTCTGCCTTTAAATCTTGAGTGATGCTATCGCCGGTCATCCCAGACTCTTCCCACTGAAGAGCGTCCGGACCAGGACCGGCCCTGTGAGTACTTGCAGGAGGACCAGACGGGAAAAGCCACGGGGCCACGGGGACTGACGTCAGGAGTGCCTCGGGGATAGAGGCCTGGTTCTGGGCCACTCCCACACCCCACCAGCATGTACCATGTCTTGACCCCAAAGCCACTTGTCCAGTGTGAGGCTCTAGGAGTAGAAGATTGTGTCCACAGCTCACGTCTAAGCTTAGCAACCTCGAGGGCTGTCCCGGGAGCCacactccccactgggcaggccCGGCTCCCACCACAGCCTCTTCAGGGCACCGGCCTCCACTCTCCCCATTTTCCGCCGTCTCCGCTTCCTACCTCTGAATACACAGCTGCTCTCCCACGCTGCTGCTCATCCCAGAATGTCCTTGTCACCCCCACTTACCCAGTGGGCTCCTACTACCCCTCACAACTCCACTGAAAAGGAGGCACCTTCTTTGGGGTGGCACCTTCCTCTTTTCTAGAGAATCAGTCCGCCCTTTTACCCCACGGGCCCTCTGCCACGCTTACGAACACTTCAGAAGAGTGCGGGTTCTTCTGGGAGCAAGCAGGAGTCTCACTGAGCTCAGGCACAGGGGAGCTTGGTTGAAAGTACATCGGTGTGCGGGGAGGCTGGAAAAGGCTGAACTTCCAGGCCAAGGGGGCAGTCTGGCCAGGGCTGCCCGGGCTCCGTCCTTCACGTCTGTTTCTGTGCGCACCTGTGCTTCTGTGTCCCTGTCCTTACCCGTTTCTCTCCAACACCTCCACATCTCCCTCCCACCGTGCTCCCAGCCAACTTTCGCACATGGCCCACAGGGGCTGCCTCGGCCCCGCGATGTTACACACTTCCAAGAGAGGGGGTTCGGTTGGCCCAGCCCCTCTCTGAGCCAGGCAAGAGGTCCCACGGCTGTGGGACTGGCTGACCCAGAACCGGGTGCCGACCCGGGACCCGTCATGTGCGGTGATGCACAGGGACTGTGGGAAACAGAAGAGGGCAGGAGAGCCAGTGTGGGGCATCTGCTCCCGCCCAGACCAGGAGAGACCCCTGCAACAGAAGTAGCACCCGTCCCACTGATTTCTTGTTACCGAATGCTGGCTGGGGACAGAGCATGTGTGAGCAGCAGAGGGCCCAGAGCTGTGTCTGGGCATCGTCAAGCTCCTGTAAGTGTTGGTGGACTAACAGACGTCACCACTCGAGGGTTTAGCTAGAGAGACGTGTCCTCACTCTGAATCAGCGAGCTGGCTAGAGAAAGGTCCAGAGACCTCCATCCTGTAAGGGTTTTATTCAGGATCAGGGCCGTACTCGCTGAGAACTCTGTTCACTACTTAACAGACGGACCCTGGGCGCCTCCTACATGCACCACGCTCGGTGAGACCCTGGCAGGGGCAGTGACTGCCTGAATCACACGGGGGCTGGCAGTCTGGACAGATCGCGGCCGTGTGGACAGATCGCGGCCGTGCCTCGCTCACTGCTCTGCACCTGCCTTCTTGCCCACACCCAGCTTGACAAGCTCAGGGCGATCATCGAGAACATGCTGGCCTCATCTTCCACGCTGCTGTCCCTGAGCATGGCTCCTCACAAGACGCTGTCCACTTTGGAACCTGGCCAGATTGACCCGGAGGCCACCTGCCCTGCCTGCAGCCTGGACCTGAGCCACCAGGTCAGCACGCTGGTGCAGCGCTACGAGCAGCTTCAGGACATGGTCAACAATCTGGCTGCCTCCCGGCCCTCCAAGAAAGCCAAGCTCCAGAGCCAGGTGACTCCCACCGGCCCCCCTCCTGGCGTGGCCTCCTGTGCCCCACAGTGGGGAGCCACAGCCCGGAGACCCACAGACCTGGGAGCGGCTGATGGCGCTTAACTGGCCTCAGGGCCAGCTTGCCACGGTGGAGTCCTTTACTGACCCCACACAAGTCCCTGGTCCTTTCACTGGGTCACAGCGAGGGCAGGAACAGAACTAGCTCTGGGGACATGAGACCATGGCGAAACCCTGGCTCCCTGGGGATGGGGCCGTGCATTCACGTGCCTCGGGGGACACTGGCATGGCAGGTTCCTTGACACAGTATACAGTATTCCAGCCCCCTTCCCAATTCCCCAGCGAAGGGCAGTCttgctggtgggggcagggagagtcgAGAGTCCCTGAGTCCTGCCTCTTAGGCTCTGGAGTTGAGATCCTGCTCAAGGCAGGTGGGAAGACAGTAGCCCACACCCCAGCTCTCAGGAGCCACAGGGCAGCACACCACTCTGGAACCTCGATCACCTCTGCTGGGCACCCCCTCCGGGGGGCCAGGTCCCTCAAGGCTGGACcatggggaggtgggggctgaaGCTCACATGCCGGGGCGGGGGgacacacagagcagagagcctgcccaCGGTCCGGGGGGCGGTGTGGAGAGCCAGAATGGGGCCCAAAGTTGGCCTACCTGCTgggtgatttcttaaaaattttatttatttgagagagagagtgcacgagcagggggagagggagacgcagactgccctgctgagctgggagccgggCACAGGGCTCGAGCCCGGGACCCTGGgacgaccatgacctgagccgaaggcagccgcttcaccACCTGAACCAGCCAGGAGCCTCCGGGCGATGTTCTAAGGGCCACCCAGGCAGGGCGGTAACACCAGGCAGCggccccagggagcctgcctttgTGCCTCCTGCCACAGGATGAAGAGCTGCTGGGCCATGTCCAGAGCGCCATCCTGCAGGTGCAGGGCGACTGTGAGAAGCTCTACATCACCACCAGCAGCCTCATCGAAGACCACCGGCAGAAGCAGAAGGACATTGACGTGAGGGGCCCGCgggcagctggggtggggtggggtggggtgcgaGGCCGTTGCCATCCTGGCTCCTCGTTCTccgctccccctcctcccaggtgCTGTACCAGGGCCTAGAGAAGCTCGAGAAGGAAAAGGCCAACAGGGAGCACCTGGAGATGGAGATTGACGTGGTAAGGGCGGGCCAGGCCCAGAAGAGCCGCCCTGTGTCCCTCGAGGTCTTACCCGTCCTTCTTTGAAAGGCCAGGAGTAGAGCGGAGCCCGGGGGGAGCTCAGTGTCCAGGCTTGATGTCAGGGCCATGGGTCCCTGCCACGGCTCTCTCCGACCTGGGGTCCCCTCCTCTCTTCCGGGCAGAAGGCTGATAAGAGTGCCCTGGCGGCCAAAGTGAGCCGTGTCCAGTTCGATGCCACCACGGAGCAGCTGAACCACATGATGCAGGAGCTGGTGGCAAAGATGAGCGGCCATGAGCAGGACTGGCAGAAGATGCTGGACAAGCTCCTGGTGGAGATGGACAGCAAGGTGAGGGCAGACAGTGGCTCCTGTCTGGAGGCGGCAGatcactccctgcccccacccggcTTTCCCCGCACTTACTGCTCACCCACCGCCACCCGCAGCTGGACCGCCTGGAGCTGGACCCCGTGAAGAAGTTGCTGGAAGACCGCTGGAAGTCCTTGCGGCAGCAGCTCAAGGAGCGCTCTCCCCTCTACCAGGCGGACGAGGCAGCGGCCATGAGGAGGTGGGGTGCGGACCACAgcggggggctgggagggggggtcCCCAGAGGAACAGCTCCCACCAGTGAGCTCAGTGTGCTCTGGGGGAGAGGCTGATCCCACTGGACCATCCCGTAGCTGCAGGGACAGAATCTGAGAGCTTGAAAAGCTCTTCCATCTTAGGCTGGTTCCTCCTGTGCTGGAGAAAGGGTGAGGAGAGAAGGCTAAGGCTCTCTGGCACGGGTGTGCTCCTTGGGGCCTCCGAGGCGGGGATGGGCCCACAGTCCCCAGAGCCAAGCCTGCTCCAGGGGGTCCCCTGGTCTGCCCTGGGGCAGGCTTGAATCCCCGGGTTTCCATTATTGGCCGCCAGAGGGAGCTCGAGGTTCACACAGGGCCTCTGTCAGGGGCCCCTTGAAACCCTGCTGGCTTTCGGTTGGCACAGGTGGGTGCTGGAGAGGCACCCCAAAGCAGGTGGTTCCCCAGGGAACAGGGACCAGATCTGCCTCTGGTGGCTTGGGACCTGCCACCCTGGTGAGCCAAGCTTCCGGCCCACCGGGCCTGCAGAGGGCCCAAGGCCGTCTGTGTTCTCCATCTCTCCCGTTCCCCACCCTCCGGGCAGGACACTCACCCTCTGCGTGTATCCCACTCCTCACAGGCAGCTCTTGGCACATTTTCACTGCCTCTCTTGTGACCGGCCCTTGGAGACAGCTGTGACTGGACAGTGAGTGCCCACACCTGGCAAACCCCAGCTGGTGGCTGTCACGGGGGCGGGCACAGCTGTGCTGCGTCTCCTCCATTCCCTACCTGCCTCCAACACTTGTCCTTCCTCGTCTCCTCTCCCCCGGGTCCATTCCTACCTGCCTCACCACTTGCTAGCCCTCCGTCCTTCCCTCTGCCACACCCTGGACGGGAAGGCTCCTCGGGCACGTAGGCTGTGGAGTCCTGGCTTTAGGAATGGgatttctcggggcgcctgggtggctcagtgggttaagccgctgccttcggctcaggtcatgatctcgggagtcctgggatcgagccccgcatcgggctctctcctcagcagggagcctgcttcctcctctctctctgcctgcctctctgcctgcttgtgatctgtcaaataaatgaataaaatctttaaaaaaaaaaaaaaaaaaaaaggaatgggattTCTCACGCTCCAACcgtcctcttctctctgtccctgcccagATTTATCCCGGTGACTCCTGtgggcccagccctgcctgggcaCCGTTCCACCCGCCCCTACACTATCTTCGAGCTGGAGCAGGTCCGGCAGCAGAGCCGCAAGTACGGGGCAGCGGGCTCCCGGGCGGGGCTTCGCAGGGGAGAcggggcagaggctggagggcGAGTGGCTCTCTGGAGAGGCTCCTCCTCCTGGTTGGACAGTGGGGGGTATGGAGTAATTTCTGGGCTAGCCCCCCACTTCTTCCCAATAAGGGGAAGAATGGAGGCCTATTTAGTAATTACCTGCCTTTGAGTCCCTGTTGGGGGTCCCGGTGGGACACTGCTGAGGCTGCCGGCGGGGGACCTCTTTACCTCCTCACACCCCCAGATGCTTCAGCAGCCTCggcatgggaggaagggaggggtccGATGTCACCCAGCCAGAGGGTAGGCTCAGTGGCtgttgggggaggaggtggggacatAATGCACACTCCTTGggctcctgcccacctccccgcCGCATTTCCATCTCCCAAGGATGAGGGTTCAGCGATAAGGATGATTTCAAACTGCACTTTGGAGCCCCTAGGGTTCCAGGTAGGAAGGGCTAAGTGTGCAGGGCTGCTCCCTCTCTCGGCTTCCACCCCACCCCGTCTGTGGTCCCTTGGGGTGCTATGGGCAGGGCTCCTGCCCACACATGGTCCTGCTTAAAAGGGCACAGATAAAGGGCTGGAGTGGGCCTGGGTCTGAGTGTGGGCTCGAACTGGCATGGCCCCCTTACCCACCCGCCTGTGCCCCCACAGCCTCAAGCTGGGCGGTACCGCTTTCCCTCGGGGCGACTTGGCGCACATGGAGCGGAGCGTGGGGCGCCTGCGCACCATGCACTCCAAGATGCTGATGGACATTGAGAAGGTGCAGATCCACTTCGGAGGCTCGGTCCGGGCCAGCAGCCAGATGATCCGGGAGCTGCTGCAGGCACAGTGCCTGAGCTCCCCCTGCTACAAACGGTAGGACCACACAGACGGGGCCCCTGGCCGCGGGGCTCAGCTTCTGCCCACCCACAGCCCTGTGAGTGTCTGCTCCACTGCTGGGGAACGCCCTGCCAAAGAAGGGGGATGGCGGGCAGAAGAAAGAGGGTATTAGTGGTCTTCAGGGTGGCCCAGCAGCGAGTTTGCTTTGCCCTGGCTCCTGGAGACCCCTGACACAGCTGTCCCATCCCCGGCTGGCTGGCCCCCCCATAGCTGGGTCCTGGGGGACACCGGCTCCGGTGAAGCTGCCGTCTTCACCACAGGGTGCCGGAGACAGCCGACTACGTGTACTCGAGCGTGCCCCGGCGCTGCGGGGGCAGCCACACCCTCACGTACCCCTACCGCCGCAGCCGTCTACAGCACCTGTCCCAGGGCCTGTACCCCACTGAGGAGGTCCAGATCGCCATGAAGGTTGGGGTGCTGCCTGGGAGTGAAGACAGAGGGCCCTCACAGGACCCCACATTCTCAAGTCATTCTGGAAAATGTCACCAGAAGGGTGGATGACCAGCCCTCTGCCTGGAGGCTGTTTCTGAAAGCCTCTGGTACTCCGGCTTTGTTGGGCCTCCTGCCCAGCGagccctgccacccccaccacgGGCCCTCCCTTCGCCCTGCCACTGCCAGAGCCTTGGGGAGGGTTCTGGGAGTCGGGGGAGGATGTCCCTCGGTGCCACGGACCTCATGGAGGAAGGACCAGAGGGCATGCTCTAAGGGCCATGTGGTAATGGATatcccttccccgccccccagcatGATGAGGTGGATATCTTGGGCTTGGATGGACATATTTACAAGGGACGGATGGATACAAGGCTGCCCGGCATCTTGACCAAAGACCGTGAGTGTCCCAGGGGCCCAGAGActcctcaggctccttgctcaggagtcCCTCAGGGTCTGCCCAGCTCCTGGAAGGCCAGGGGGCCACTGGATCCTGGGTGCCTCCTCCTGCTACTGCCCTGATTCCAAACGCTCTCAAAGCCCCAGGTCAGTGTTGGCAGGTCGGGGACAGCTGTCTAGTCTCAGCCAATGAGCCAGGCCGTCATGGCCCCGTGACACATTCATGCCAGCCTTCCTCCTCGTGCTGCCTCATCGGCTTGCCTGCCTCAGCCTCTGTTCGCAGCACTACCAGGACCCAGTCCTACCCTCCTTCAAAACTCAAAGTGCCCCTCCTCAGTCCCCCACCACCTGCTGAATTTCCCTGCCCCTCCCGAAGCCCCACCTGCTCTTAGAGCTCGTGTGCACCTGTCCAGCCGCCTGGCCTCCTGAGCTTGAGCCCAGGTCAGAACTCACCCAGCACCAGGCACAGAGCTCACGGCTGCAGGTCCTCAGAGTATAtctgagtgggtgggtgggtgggtggacggATGGACATGGGAACGAATGGAGTGCTTAGAAGGGGTGTGTCCATTAGTTCCAACTGGGAAGGCCCCCCACTGAGGCGGTCGTGACCAGGGGCCCTGCagccctctccccatccccatgggTCCCCACAGAGCTCCCACTCAGCATCTCAGAATGGACCCTCCCCTTCGCCGTCCCCCGCCAGCCTCTGTCTCCGGGATGACCAAGCACAAGGCCAAGCAGTCCCGGCCCCACGTGCACAGGCAGCAGTCCCTCAGCGACAATGGCCAGCTGCCCTCGAGACCTCAGAGTGCCCAGATGCTGGCTGGCAACAGCCCAGGTAGCTTCCCTCCGGCCTTCCAGGTGGTCTCCACTGCCCCCAGGCCTTTCTTGCTTGCCCActggcccccctccctgcccatggCTGGTCTCTGCGCTTATTTCCCTGGGGAGAGGAAGTGCCTGGGAGCTGAGagatgggatgggagggagaagggagaaaaatccaTCTTTActgagttgttctttttttttttttttaagattttatttatttgacagacagagatcacaagtaggcagagaggcaggcagagagggtgtgggggggaagcaggctccctgctgagcagaaaggcagaggcttaacccactgagccacccaggcgcccccacccaggtgcccctactgagTTCTTCTTATGTCGCAGGGCTGGGGGGTAGATGCTGTTACTGTCCCCATCTCccaggagagggaacaggagcagggTTGTAGCCCAGGGCTCTGGCTCCAGGCccaagtcccccccccccccgcccccgccgctcaCAGGTGCTCACTCTCCTGGAGCTAGTGGTCAGCTCTGTGCAGCAGCTGGTGGGCGCAGTCCGACCTTGTTTGGGGAGGAACTTCTCCTCACCCCCGGCCTGGACGGTCCCTTGAGTCCCTGTGCTCCCCCAAGGGGCTAACTCCTGCCTAAAAGTCTGGGGGCTAAGGGTCCCCCAGGGTCCAGCCA includes the following:
- the QRICH2 gene encoding glutamine-rich protein 2 isoform X19, translated to MQPATAATTMVSLRELADLAIGTPEVGAVNFTALHTLIVAMLRSLNLQEVRIDFQSPLPLPSPETSRTLELPQAALSARQLAASKEKPRGGLTKPPTEPPTAAATLESQVKGLGGQVQDLSRKLKTVTSQVQGIVSHVQHLTAPISELDARDWLEEETAQPTPARARAGSLRIAKGERATVSQVSQAMELLRDVVEDVKTLKEAQEKAEKLPATAIQRIDALEKIVRERDEFLDLVGRKMSLMPVGEEVTMVTWEELEQAITDGWRASLGGSETTTGLPQRRGHASATSDDTLQGGVPIKRSSADRAVDSPHAYGSDQTFSGLGGIRNPSEGVTRERGRGASATAFPAREQHPRARDEAGLAKAHPLSASQSRVESGRPRTRELPSHSSVHLRKEEREAQPGPTLQDLSSGPVAGDEYQVHPDQHWGVDASQGRIQPGLDQHGLGPHGMDPPAWSHPRTYPHAVVPHTMGQLGMMPPGTDEWGLVTPGLDQYGMVPPVVPGTHQQGWELPGTVQPGTVPLGTYQYGTAQQPGADQRGLVPLTADQHGFLISGMDQQGSVLPGMDQQGSVPDLTHQRGLASPALIRVVADRQGFVQPSLETSEFTHPDTDQHDIIQPGPDHHGLVPAGASQRGLVQPGADRHGLVQTLVDPSGLVQPGAYLPDWAQPGAYPSGWGQPVAYPFDLVQPNVYPSGLVQPSAVQPGLTQSGIGQQDSAQLRMHQRALVEPEMDEHGLVQVGMDHRVLFQPGTVQPTLMQPGAGQRGLVQPVISQSDLAQPGIDQHESVQLGIDQRGLVQPGAGQPGLAQPGMDQRGLVQPGAGQPGLAQPGMDQRGLVQPGAGQPGLAQPGMDQRGLVQPGAGQPGLVQPGMDPRGVVQPGAGQLGLVQPGMDQRGLVHPHAGQPGMDQRGLLRPGTGQPGLAQPGMGQRVLVQPGLAQPGMDQHGLVQPGTGQPGLAQPGMDQHGLVQPGAGQPGLAQPGMDHRGLVHPGVGHPGLAQPGIDQRGLVPPGAGQPGLAQPGMDQHGLVQPGAGQPGLVQPVLDQRGLVQPGAGQPGLVQPGIVQPALVQPGAGQGGLVQPGTDQLGLGQRGLDQRGLVQADTDPRGFSQPGAYPPGLIQPGAYPPGLVQPGAYPHGLVQPGAYLQGLGQSSAYPRGSVPPGAYPRGLIQPGTYPHGFMQPSTDQRGLVQPEIDQYGLRQPGTGQPGVVPAGTGLRGFPAFTPDFPRSLAHPYYPGVVPPGRYQHGQVSALLANQGLASPGIGQKILPETYQQGLLHRGTDQHGLTPLSPHVGSAQRAQQHLVSPGPDQHGQGQAGTEQQDHVSSIPESWDRSYPGPQGPGVQMGLDPKQIQAPGQPALPVRTPPSQAATFPRSADSLSCLHRVSSEKSDFQSERRDSLDKLAPTFPMAVETFRLMGELLGLYVELKENMKELDEEQAGQTDLEKIQYLLGLMVKKAIPPDLQEQLNTLKSLTKEVRQEKAKMERMQKILEGNGEHETGKDMKNGSLSLQLGILRVTVADIEKELAELRESQERGKVSMEHSVSEASLYLQDQLDKLRAIIENMLASSSTLLSLSMAPHKTLSTLEPGQIDPEATCPACSLDLSHQVSTLVQRYEQLQDMVNNLAASRPSKKAKLQSQDEELLGHVQSAILQVQGDCEKLYITTSSLIEDHRQKQKDIDVLYQGLEKLEKEKANREHLEMEIDVKADKSALAAKVSRVQFDATTEQLNHMMQELVAKMSGHEQDWQKMLDKLLVEMDSKLDRLELDPVKKLLEDRWKSLRQQLKERSPLYQADEAAAMRRQLLAHFHCLSCDRPLETAVTGQFIPVTPVGPALPGHRSTRPYTIFELEQVRQQSRNLKLGGTAFPRGDLAHMERSVGRLRTMHSKMLMDIEKVQIHFGGSVRASSQMIRELLQAQCLSSPCYKRVPETADYVYSSVPRRCGGSHTLTYPYRRSRLQHLSQGLYPTEEVQIAMKHDEVDILGLDGHIYKGRMDTRLPGILTKDPSVSGMTKHKAKQSRPHVHRQQSLSDNGQLPSRPQSAQMLAGNSPAPPRPRKDRPLSSEGRLAQPNAAHPPSPSEMEMHMDMPPGEGPEEPTRGPRSTTAQ